The following nucleotide sequence is from Pseudonocardia abyssalis.
GAATTCGTGGCGTCGGCGCGCAAGGTCGCCGGAGCCCGAGGCCGTCGCGGTTCGGCCGCCGCCGCGCGCCGTCCGGTCATCGACCGCGAGCAGAACCAGGCCATCCGCGACTGGGCCCGCAAGCGCGGGATGAAGGTCTCCGACCGGGGCCGGATCCCCTCCGAGGTGCTCGAGGCGTACCACCGGGAGAACTGATCCGGAATGCCGCGTGACCGTCACATGTTGCGACGACCACGTACGTGCGGCCCGCAACGGAGGCGCGCACCCGGGCCCGC
It contains:
- a CDS encoding histone-like nucleoid-structuring protein Lsr2, encoding MAQVKEIRLVDDLDGKSADETVEFAIDGKSYEIDLSSSNAGRLRDAFAEFVASARKVAGARGRRGSAAAARRPVIDREQNQAIRDWARKRGMKVSDRGRIPSEVLEAYHREN